CGCCGACTTCATCACCGTCCACCTGCCGAAGACCCCCGAGACGGTCGGTCTGATCGGTGACGAGGCGCTGCGCAAGGTCAAGCCGAGCGTGCGGATCGTCAACGCGGCGCGCGGCGGGATCGTCGACGAGGAGGCGCTGTACTCGGCGCTGAAGGAGGGCCGGGTCGCCGGCGCTGGTCTCGACGTGTACACGAAGGAGCCCTGTACGGACTCCCCGCTGTTCGAGTTCGACCAGGTCGTCGCCACCCCGCACCTCGGCGCCTCGACCGACGAGGCGCAGGAGAAGGCCGGTATCGCGGTCGCGCGTTCCGTGCGGCTCGCCCTCGCCGGTGAGCTCGTGCCGGACGCGGTGAACGTCCAGGGCGGTGTCATCGCCGAGGACGTCAAGCCCGGTCTGCCGCTCGCCGAGCGCCTCGGCCGGATCTTCACCGCGCTCGCCGGTGAGGTCGCGGTCCGCCTCGACGTCGAGGTGTACGGCGAGATCACCCAGCACGATGTGAAGGTGCTGGAGCTGTCGGCCCTCAAGGGTGTCTTCGAGGACGTCGTCGACGAGACCGTGTCCTACGTCAACGCGCCGCTGTTCGCGCAGGAGCGCGGGGTCGAGGTGCGGCTGACGACCAGCTCGGAGTCGGCCGACCACCGGAACGTCGTGACCGTGCGCGGCACGCTCTCGGACGGCGAGGAGGTGTCGGTGTCCGGCACGCTGGCCGGTCCGAAGAACGTTCAGAAGATCGTCGCGGTCGGCGAGTACGACGTCGATCTCGCGCTCGCCGATCACATGGTCGTCCTCAAGTACGAGGACCGTCCGGGTGTCGTCGGCACCGTGGGGCGGGTCTTCGGTGAGGCGGGGATCAACATCGCCGGTATGCAGGTCGCACGCGCGGTCGCGGGTGGCGAGGCGCTGGCCGTGCTGACCGTCGACGACACGGTGCCGGTGGGTGTGCTGGCGGAGGTCGCCGAGGAGATCGGCGCGACGTCCGCTCGTGCGGTGAACCTCGTCTGAGGTCGCCGCCGTTCTGGGGGCTGCCGCCCCCAGGCCCCCGCTTCGGCCCTGAAGGGGCCTCGTCCTCGAACTCCCCCAGAGGGGGGACCCCCGGACGGGCTGAGTTTCTCAGCCCGTCCGCCGTTTGCGCGTTCCGTTTCTTCACGACCGTGCGGGCTGCCGGTGTAGGGACCGCCGCTTCGTGAGCACGGACTCCTGCGGAATCGTCGAATTCCGCGCGTGGTGAGCACTGCTCGTGGCCGCGGATCATGAGCAGAACGTCTCGCTGGGATTCCTCCGCGGTCGCTCTGAGTAGCGCCTGCCGTCATCGGCCTTCCGCCCGAGGTTCTGCGGCCGCCGGTGGAGGCATTCGCCGATTTCGTGCTGCACTCGCGCGAACGGGCCCGGAGGGCCGGGACTCGGCCTCGCAGCGATGCGACCATCGAGGGGCGCCGGCCATCGTGCGTGGCCTTGCCCTCTTCCTTGCCGACGAACGTGGCATGCCGGACTGGGCACTTGCCGACCTCCAAGACGTCGAAGCCTTCCCCGCCGGTCAGCCCAAGGACCGGCAGCGTCGACCGGTCGTGCTCGGACGACAAGGCAGCCCCCTCCGGCGACGTCGAACAGATGGCTCTGGGCAGCCAGACCTCCGAGAACACCGTTCCCGGGGCGACGAGACCCTCGCCGAGGCAGGTGGGAGCACAGCATCGACGGCCGCTGCATCCACTGGTGAGCCCCGGGACAACGGCAAGATCCGCTACAGCTGCCACCTCGCAGACTCATCTCCTCACCTCCTCCGCCTCAGGTACCGACTCCGCGTACCTGAGGCGGAGGCGGCGCGGGCAAGGGATCGGGACAGTGGAAGCCTCCTCAGCCGCACCGTGTCCGACGGGCGGCGGGACGTCATTGCCGATCGCTGCAGAAGGGCTGGCCCCGACATGTTCGCCACACAGAGGCGCGAGGTCGCACCGCTCTCGCCGGACCGTTTCGCGCCGAGAAGGGTCGCGGGATGTCTCGGCGCCGGACTCGCGCTGGGTGTCCTGACGAATCTGGCGCAGGGCTGGCTGCCGGGCAGCTGGAATCAGATCGCCAACTCGGGGGCGGTCTGGTCGGCGGTCGCCTTCGTCGCCGGCGCCCTGCTGGCGGACCGGGGCGTGCGGGTGGCGGTGGCCGGAGGGCTGGCCGCGGAGGTGGGGCTGGTCACCGGCTACTACGGGTTCGCCGAATTCGGCCGTGACGGCATGGGTACGCTGACCTACGTGCTGGTGTGGCTGGTCATGGCGGTCGTGGCCGGACCGCTGTTCGGCGCCGCCGGGGCCTGGTGGCGGCGCGGCAGCCTCAACCGCCGTATCGTCGGGGGCGCCGCATTGGCCGGAGCGATCGGCACGGAGGCCGCCCACTACGCCTTCGTGCTGAAGTACATGCCGCAGGCCTGGGTGTGTGCGGCGCTCATGGTGGCGTTGCCTCTGGCGATGGGGCGCGGCAACCGTGAGCGGGCGCTGACGCTGGCGGCAACCGTGTCACTGGCACTGTGCGCCTACGCGGTCGTCTACCAGGGTTTCCTCGGGTCGGTTGTGGGCTGACCGGCCCCGGCACGGGTGGAGAAACGGTGTGAGTGTCTCTTGGTTCCGGCGTGCTTGGGCTCCGGACGCGGCCGTCGGCCTCGCTGTCCTTCTCCTGGGGCTCCTGGAGGTGGCCTGGCGCGCTCCGTCCACGGTCGACGGCCGACAGCTCCTGCTGGTCGTGAGCGCCGCGACGGTGGTCGGCGGGAGCCGGCGCGCACCGGGTGCGGCGCTCGCGCTGGCCGCGCTGGTGAGCGTGGCCCAGGTGCTGGCCGCCGCCCCGTTCCTGCTCGTCCAGGTCGGCGAGGCGAGCGTGCTCTTTGGTTGTGTCCGGTGGGGGAACCGGGCGACGCTGTGGCTGAGCGGCCTGGCCGCCCCCCTCGCCGCCGGCCTGGTCCTGCTGCACGCCGCCGCGGGTGGCCCGCTGCCGATCACGGGGCCCCTCGGCGGGCTGAGTATCTGGCTCAGCCAATCCGGGGCGAACTGGGCGTACGTCGTGCTGGTCACCGCCGTGACGCTTCTGGGGCTGCCCTGGCTGGCCGGGCTGACGGTCCGCTTCGCGGAGCGCGCCCGAGCCGCGAAGCGGTCGCAGGAAGCCGCCGAGGCGGACACGGAACGCGCGCACGCCGAACGCTCCCAGGCCCAGGAGATCGCCGCGCTCCAGGAGGAGCAGGCGCGCCTGGCCAGGGATGTCCACGATGTCGTCGGCCACTCGCTGGCGGTGATCCTCGCGCAGGCCGAGTCGGCCCAGTACCTTCCCGACGACGAGGACGCACGGGACAACACGAAGAGGATCATGCAGAACATCGCGACATCGGCCCGTAGCTCCCTGCAGGACGTACGGCATGTGCTGACCGACGCCCCGGCGGACGCGGGCGGACGGGCGGGGCGCCTGGACGACATCCTGACCGGGGTGCGCGCGGGCGGCCAGGAAGTCATCCACACCGAGCACGGCACCGAACGTCCCCTGGCGCCCGATGTGCGGAACGTAGCGCTGCGCGTGCTGCAGGAATCGCTCACCAACGCCGTCAAGCACGGCCGCAGAAGTGTTCCGGTCCGTCTGGACCGCCACTGGCCGCAGCGGCCCGGGGAGCACGAACTGCGCATCCAGGTGCGGAACGCGATCGCCGCCGAGCCGAGGTCCGTCCCGTCCGCCGGGCTGGGGCTGGCGGGCATGCGGCAGCGCCTCGCCCTGGTGGGCGGCAGGCTCGACATCCAGCGGGGAACCGGCAGCGAAGGCGAGGAATTCCAGGTCACAGCGTGGATTCCGGTACGGACGGAGTCCCGATGAACCGGCTCGACGACTCCACCCGCGACATCCGGGTCCTGATCGTCGACGACCAGCGGCTCTTCCGCGAGGGCGTGCAGGTGATGGTGCAGGCCCAGCCGGACATGACCGTCGTCGGCACCGCCGCCGACGGACACGAAGCGGTCAGCCTCGTCGACGAGCGCCGGCCCGACGTGGTCCTCATGGACATTCGCATGCCGGGCATGGACGGCGTCGAGGCCACCCGGCAGATCTTCCTGCCCTCCCCCACCACCGGCCTCATCCGCCCGCTCCGGGTGGTGGTGCTGACCACGTTCAACCTCGACGACCGGGCCGCCACCGCCATCCGCCACGGCGCCAGTGGTTTCCTCCTCAAGGAAGCCACCCCGCAGCAGTTGTGCAACGCCATTCGCACCGTGCACGCGGGGCACGCG
The Streptomyces sp. NBC_01485 genome window above contains:
- the serA gene encoding phosphoglycerate dehydrogenase, whose protein sequence is MSSKPVVLIAEELSPATVDALGPDFEIRHCNGADRAELLPAIADVDAILIRSATKVDAEAIAAAKKLRVVARAGVGLDNVDVSAATKAGVMVVNAPTSNIVTAAELACGLLLATARHIPQANAALKNGEWKRSKYTGVELAEKTLGVVGLGRIGALVAQRMSGFGMKVVAYDPYVQPARAAQMGVKVLSLDELLEVADFITVHLPKTPETVGLIGDEALRKVKPSVRIVNAARGGIVDEEALYSALKEGRVAGAGLDVYTKEPCTDSPLFEFDQVVATPHLGASTDEAQEKAGIAVARSVRLALAGELVPDAVNVQGGVIAEDVKPGLPLAERLGRIFTALAGEVAVRLDVEVYGEITQHDVKVLELSALKGVFEDVVDETVSYVNAPLFAQERGVEVRLTTSSESADHRNVVTVRGTLSDGEEVSVSGTLAGPKNVQKIVAVGEYDVDLALADHMVVLKYEDRPGVVGTVGRVFGEAGINIAGMQVARAVAGGEALAVLTVDDTVPVGVLAEVAEEIGATSARAVNLV
- a CDS encoding sensor histidine kinase; translated protein: MSVSWFRRAWAPDAAVGLAVLLLGLLEVAWRAPSTVDGRQLLLVVSAATVVGGSRRAPGAALALAALVSVAQVLAAAPFLLVQVGEASVLFGCVRWGNRATLWLSGLAAPLAAGLVLLHAAAGGPLPITGPLGGLSIWLSQSGANWAYVVLVTAVTLLGLPWLAGLTVRFAERARAAKRSQEAAEADTERAHAERSQAQEIAALQEEQARLARDVHDVVGHSLAVILAQAESAQYLPDDEDARDNTKRIMQNIATSARSSLQDVRHVLTDAPADAGGRAGRLDDILTGVRAGGQEVIHTEHGTERPLAPDVRNVALRVLQESLTNAVKHGRRSVPVRLDRHWPQRPGEHELRIQVRNAIAAEPRSVPSAGLGLAGMRQRLALVGGRLDIQRGTGSEGEEFQVTAWIPVRTESR
- a CDS encoding response regulator transcription factor, whose protein sequence is MNRLDDSTRDIRVLIVDDQRLFREGVQVMVQAQPDMTVVGTAADGHEAVSLVDERRPDVVLMDIRMPGMDGVEATRQIFLPSPTTGLIRPLRVVVLTTFNLDDRAATAIRHGASGFLLKEATPQQLCNAIRTVHAGHAVLAPADLITLMEQQVRATTPAPAAFGALTDKEREVFVAVAQGLSNAEIARSVFAGESTVKTHVGSILRKLGLRDRVQIVVFAHEHGLV
- a CDS encoding DUF6518 family protein, with protein sequence MFATQRREVAPLSPDRFAPRRVAGCLGAGLALGVLTNLAQGWLPGSWNQIANSGAVWSAVAFVAGALLADRGVRVAVAGGLAAEVGLVTGYYGFAEFGRDGMGTLTYVLVWLVMAVVAGPLFGAAGAWWRRGSLNRRIVGGAALAGAIGTEAAHYAFVLKYMPQAWVCAALMVALPLAMGRGNRERALTLAATVSLALCAYAVVYQGFLGSVVG